Below is a window of Poecilia reticulata strain Guanapo linkage group LG8, Guppy_female_1.0+MT, whole genome shotgun sequence DNA.
NNNNNNNNNNNNNNNNNNNNNNNNNNNNNNNNNNNNNNNNNNNNNNNNNNNNNNNNNNNNNNNNNNNNNNNNNNNNNNNNNNNNNNNNNNNNNNNNNNNNNNNNNNNNNNNNNNNNNNNNNNNNNNNNNNNNNNNNNNNNNNNNNNNNNNNNNNNNNNNNNNNNNNNNNNNNNNNNNNNNNNNNNNNNNNNNNNNNNNNNNNNNNNNNNNNNNNNNNNNNNNNNNNNNNNNNNNNNNNNNNNNNNNNNNNNNNNNNNNNNNNNNNNNNNNNNNNNNNNNNNNNNNNNNNNNNNNNNNNNNNNNNNNNNNNNNNNNNNNNNNNNNNNNNNNNNNNNNNNNNNNNNNNNNNNNNNNNNNNNNNNNNNNNNNNNNNNNNNNNNNNNNNNNNNNNNNNNNNNNNNNNNNNNNNNNNNNNNNNNNNNNNNNNNNNNNNNNNNNNNNNNNNNNNNNNNNNNNNNNNNNNNNNNNNNNNNNNNNNNNNNNNNNNNNNNNNNNNNNNNNNNNNNNNNNNNNNNNNNNNNNNNNNNNNNNNNNNNNNNNNNNNNNNNNNNNNNNNNNNNNNNNNNNNNNNNNNNNNNNNNNNNNNNNNNNNNNNNNNNNNNNNNNNNNNNNNNNNNNNNNNNNNNNNNNNNNNNNNNNNNNNNNNNNNNNNNNNNNNNNNNNNNNNNNNNNNNNNNNNNNNNNNNNNNNNNNNNNNNNNNNNNNNNNNNNNNNNNNNNNNNNNNNNNNNNNNNNNNNNNNNNNNNNNNNNNNNNNNNNNNNNNNNNNNNNNNNNNNNNNNNNNNNNNNNNNNNNNNNNNNNNNNNNNNNNNNNNNNNNNNNNNNNNNNNNNNNNNNNNNNNNNNNNNNNNNNNNNNNNNNNNNNNNNNNNNNNNNNNNNNNNNNNNNNNNNNNNNNNNNNNNNNNNNNNNNNNNNNNNNNNNNNNNNNNNNNNNNNNNNNNNNNNNNNNNNNNNNNNNNNNNNNNNNNNNNNNNNNNNNNNNNNNNNNNNNNNNNNNNNNNNNNNNNNNNNNNNNNNNNNNNNNNNNNNNNNNNNNNNNNNNNNNNNNNNNNNNNNNNNNNNNNNNNNNNNNNNNNNNNNNNNNNNNNNNNNNNNNNNNNNNNNNNNNNNNNNNNNNNNNNNNNNNNNNNNNNNNNNNNNNNNNNNNNNNNNNNNNNNNNNNNNNNNNNNNNNNNNNNNNNNNNNNNNNNNNNNNNNNNNNNNNNNNNNNNNNNNNNNNNNNNNNNNNNNNNNNNNNNNNNNNNNNNNNNNNNNNNNNNNNNNNNNNNNNNNNNNNNNNNNNNNNNNNNNNNNNNNNNNNNNNNNNNNNNNNNNNNNNNNNNNNNNNNNNNNNNNNNNNNNNNNNNNNNNNNNNNNNNNNNNNNNNNNNNNNNNNNNNNNNNNNNNNNNNNNNNNNNNNNNNNNNNNNNNNNNNNNNNNNNNNNNNNNNNNNNNNNNNNNNNNNNNNNNNNNNNNNNNNNNNNNNNNNNNNNNNNNNNNNNNNNNNNNNNNNNNNNNNNNNNNNNNNNNNNNNNNNNNNNNNNNNNNNNNNNNNNNNNNNNNNNNNNNNNNNNNNNNNNNNNNNNNNNNNNNNNNNNNNNNNNNNNNNNNNNNNNNNNNNNNNNNNNNNNNNNNNNNNNNNNNNNNNNNNNNNNNNNNNNNNNNNNNNNNNNNNNNNNNNNNNNNNNNNNNNNNNNNNNNNNNNNNNNNNNNNNNNNNNNNNNNNNNNNNNNNNNNNNNNNNNNNNNNNNNNNNNNNNNNNNNNNNNNNNNNNNNNNNNNNNNNNNNNNNNNNNNNNNNNNNNNNNNNNNNNNNNNNNNNNNNNNNNNNNNNNNNNNNNNNNNNNNNNNNNNNNNNNNNNNNNNNNNNNNNNNNNNNNNNNNNNNNNNNNNNNNNNNNNNNNNNNNNNNNNNNNNNNNNNNNNNNNNNNNNNNNNNNNNNNNNNNNNNNNNNNNNNNNNNNNNNNNNNNNNNNNNNNNNNNNNNNNNNNNNNNNNNNNNNNNNNNNNNNNNNNNNNNNNNNNNNNNNNNNNNNNNNNNNNNNNNNNNNNNNNNNNNNNNNNNNNNNNNNNNNNNNNNNNNNNNNNNNNNNNNNNNNNNNNNNNNNNNNNNNNNNNNNNNNNNNNNNNNNNNNNNNNNNNNNNNNNNNNNNNNNNNNNNNNNNNNNNNNNNNNNNNNNNNNNNNNNNNNNNNNNNNNNNNNNNNNNNNNNNNNNNNNNNNNNNNNNNNNNNNNNNNNNNNNNNNNNNNNNNNNNNNNNNNNNNNNNNNNNNNNNNNNNNNNNNNNNNNNNNNNNNNNNNNNNNNNNNNNNNNNNNNNNNNNNNNNNNNNNNNNNNNNNNNNNNNNNNNNNNNNNNNNNNNNNNNNNNNNNNNNNNNNNGTGGGAGGAGAGATCACCAGGTACTGTTGGGTGATGGGAATACAAGCTCATCTGGAATGTTTTCTTCatcagtgtgttttgttttaataggaAAGTCTACTTTAACTCTGGTCAGTTTTGCCAAACACTCGTGGTTTGAGGAGTGGAAGGACGACAAAGTGAAGAACAGAGGACCCGACTACAAAGAGCTGAAACAAGCGTTCATTGATTCCGCTCTGGATGTGGTGATGGACGTTTTCCCAAAAATCACCAGGGACAAGGTAAAGGCTTCTGGATTTTCTCCCCCATTCCCTCCTCAGTCTTTCTGTTCTTAAAACTTACCTTGTCTGAGGAAGTTCACCAGAAACTTATTTTTCACTATAAGAAATATATGTAAGTTGATGATGCTTTAGGATAATTTCCATGAGTTAGAAACATTTgctaaattttaatttaaatcggTGCTGAAAAGCCATGTTGATGTCCTTCCACATCTATAGAAATGGCATCTGGGTTTGAtgttagaacatttttaatgaattattgtaCAAAGTATGAATATATTCATAAGGATGATGTTTGTTGCTTTGGACAAAGTCATATTTACAATATTCACATTGTGTTAAATTGATACATATTATGTAATAATGCCAGTAATGTAGCAAAATTgggtttaaaatataatttaaaccgtaaaatgtaataaaatcctCAATCGCATTTTGTGTTACTTTCTGCTGCATTATGTCGTAACATTATTCCATTTTCCATTGGTTATTATTACAAAACGAGCAGGTTGCTCTTGTTAACTTGTGTACCTTAAATTTAGTGTTAATTAGCTATTAAGAGAGTTAAAATGATATGGGACACTTAAATACCactctgcattttaaaatccaacCTTTTTGTTAGTTTGCTTCTTCTGTAAGGTTAAAATCAACAGCCAGTTCAaggttttattccattttgcATTGATTATTAGATAATACagttttaataatcttttattaCATTGTCAGATATTGCGGTGTTGCACAtgccttttaaaaatcaagctaGCTTTCCTTGTTACTCAGAAACGTGTTGCGTTTCTGCAGATTGAGTATACCGACGCTGGAACCcccatcacaaacacacactacCTCGCCGCCCCCAAAGGAGAGATCTACGGAGTGGACCACGGCATCGCTCGGTTCAACCCTGAACTCAACGCTACAGTAAGACCTCAGACTCCCCTGAAGAACCTCTACCTGACAGGTGTGTCCTTCTGTGCCTCATTATACcaaacagagaataaaaatcGATGCCATTGTTCTGCATAAATCACATCTTCTCTGGTTTTTACATGTTCTGTTTACAGGCCAGGATGTGTTTTTGTGCGGTTTCGCCGGCGCCCTTGCCGGAGCCCTCACATGTGGCTCGGTCATTCTGAACCGCTACCTCCATCTGGACGCCATCGCCTTGGCAAAGAGAACAAAATATACGAACAACAAGCTGAAAGACGAGTAGCCGCTCTTATTCGCTCTGTTTAAGCATCACTACTACAGAAGTGAAAACTTCCGCATCACATGATGGGGCCCACAATCTGGACTTCCAGAAAGTTCAGTTTGAGGGTAAAGGtgtgtaaatgttgtttttgtttgtaaagaaaaaaagattaaattaatattttattgttcctGAAGAGAAATTCAGTTTCAGGTCCTGagaaaggatttttaaaaaaactctaaaatgacataaaattctTTATCCCTATTTTTCAAAGTTATTCCTTTAATAACGAGGGATTTTGAATCCTAATAATCTTCACTCGTGCCTCTGTCACTAAACCTGCCTTCGTTTACACTGGCTGCTCTTTTGGGAGTCCTTAAtggtaacatttttttaaataaaagctgtgtaaagatatttaacaaaaactaaaaaaaaacagctcttcttaaaaattttaattcctTCCACATTGTtgtaaattttcattttaactctggtacatatttacatttctccACTTCAGTGTCTGCGCCATtatgttcttcttttgtttgatGAAGGGTGACAGGACTACATGGTGTGCAGATGGTAGTACACAGCAAGAAAGTTGTGGGTTTGACTCCCAGCCTGctctttttcttcatggagtttgtgtgttctccctgtgcatgcatgtgttcaCTCctggtactccagcttcctctcacAGTTCAAAGTAATGATTATTAGGTTGATTGCTGTCTCTAAATTGCATGTGGACAAGTTAATTTAGATGTAGCATTTTTCTCTTGATAAATATAATTCTAATTTAAAGCTTGTATTTCATTTGTACTCTTCTTATCTTtgtctgaaaatacatttatttggtAATGTAGCTGTGAAACTGTTTCAGTTGAGGTTCCCAAAAAGTCTCAAATGGTGAACAGCAGCTGTACAATTCACCTTTTTAATTTTCAAGATCTAAAAAAAGAATGTACTGTTCATGACttaatctttaataaaaaaatttttgatctgtttaaaaaagagctgttttgtcattttgtgtcaaatgagttcatttttgtgtttttaattggtgTATAGAGcagggattttatgtttttttttttattagcaaagtTTTcttaactgtattttattatttaaaaaaaaactttaaaactgacttTAGAGTCTTATGAATGAGACTAAGGTCCATTTTAGCctcttttatttacagaaaacatcaTGGGGGACGTAACACCTAGCATACAGCTCATTGGTTAGAATTCCATGACGTATGACGAAGCTAATTCTCTGATTGGCTACTGCTTTTCCAACGTGCGATATAATTTGACGAGGAAGACGACTCGGTGCAGTTGTAGAAGTTAACTGGACTCAGAGAAGACAGTTGTTCTTGCAATGTTGAccattttattgattgttttggtAATTTTGGTCATATTGACGCTGAAATATGTCTTCAGCAGCCCAGAGTCGAACCCGTTTGCAAAGGACTGTCGAGAACCgctgaaaaagaaagtttacGACGAAAAAACGAAAAATAAAGTCCTGAAGCAAGGTGAGTTTATCAAGagacatttttgcaatttaaagtCGTGCAAGTTGTATTCATGCacgatttaaaaaataaataaaaatagattttttaaaaaaaatatgcaacatttttatgaaactcATTTGCTGAAAAGCGGTGTTCAGTTGAGCTCATCTGCTATAAGAGAATATTTCTCaattgaaaatgattttcaatGTTATTTGGGGTATCTTAATAATTTGTAATGGCACTGATCAATGTTTGTATCTGAATTGCCTTTTATTGTACTGATTTgaaattacatgtttaaaataatatctttTATGTGTTTCACTGTGAAGCTACCACTTAGGAGTAGTTTTAGACAAAATATCTAATTTAAAATACAGTACTCATGCATTTGTTTACaattcaataatattattgattcctcttcagtattttctttttttttacagatatgttttcatattttgcatttttgtaggTTTTGTGTCCAGTAAGTTGCCAGACAACCTGGATGCAGTCATCATCGGCAGTGGTGTCGGTGGACTCGGGCTGGCTGTGCTGCTGGCTAAAGTTGgaaagaaggttctggttctggagcagCATGATCGGGCCGGGGGATCCTGCCACACGTTCACAGAGAAGGGCTTTGAGTTTGATGTTGGTGAGATAGCAGTCATGCATCCTTAAATAATGCTACAAAAATAAGGACTcattattatttactattttatgAACTCCAACTCAACCTTAGGAATCCATTACATCGGTGATCTGTTGGGCGACTCACCTTTTCGCTGCATGCTGGACCAGATGACCAATGGTCAGCTGCAGTGGGAGCCTCTGGAGAAGGCGTTTGATCACGTTGTGCTGGGGTCTCTGGAAAACCGACGCTCCTACCCCATCTTCAGCGGCAGCGCTCGCTACCTTGAGGAGCTGAAGAAGCGATTCCCTGGAGAGGAGAAGGCCATCGATGAGTACCTGAGGCTGGTGAAGGTAGAATCTTGTCATGTGTATATTTAACCTGTAATAAACTTGCTAATCGCCTTAGCAGATACATTTTCTCCCATTGCACTttgacacagaaacattttattattcagattTCAGCTGTTGGTTCATCATAATCAAAGGTCAAAAGTTAAAAGCAACAGCAGTTTTAATCTGATTGCAGATAAAGGAACTCATACTTTTACACTCACTTCAAAGTTGAATCACGTTTTTTTTCATGAAGATAATGAATAATAAGATTAAGAGTCCTTTTGTGCTTCAAATTTCTGTCTTACATTCCTCGAAGATGGTAAACTTAAgatatgcaaatatttattacgtttttgggaaataaaatattattttgtaagatttgaTCTGGTCATTTGGTTTTATATTTATGGTGTTTAATGATAATGAAGCTGGAAAAGTTGAAGGGTATAATAACAAGATAACAGTCACAGGAAACATTCCTTGAGGGAACAACAAGAACCATTTAAACCAAAACATCAGTGTTTTGTGTTCCAAAATAAAGTGTGGTAATCAGGAAAATGTGACCAAAGTGAATaaacgtgtttgttttgtgtttttcctgcagaaaaCTGAGTTTGGCGCCTGGCTCCTTATTGTGCTGAAGCTCTGCCCCTTACCTTTGGCCAAGTTCCTGATCCACACCGGCCTCGTCAAGCATCTGTCTTACTTCTACAAAATGGCGCCACGCAGCCTGAGAGACGTGGTCAACGGGCTGACGGAGAACAAGGACCTCAGAGCTGTCTTCTCCTACATCTTTGGCACCTACGGTACGCCCAGCTGCAATTTGGAGTTTTGTTTATTCACAGGCTTCttacattgtttctttttttatttattctgttttgatCTGCAGGTAATAAGCCAAAAGATGCCAGCTTTGCCATGCACAGTTTGCTGAYCACYCAYTACCTRARCGGCGCCTGGTATCCTAARGCTGGCAGCAGCGAGATTGCCTACCACATGATTCCCACCATCGAGAaggcagggggcgctgttcTGGTGCGAGCCCCAGTCAACCGCATCTTGTTTAACAATGCAAAGGAAGCTTGTGGTGAGCTTGACTTTGAGCTTACTGAGTTTGCTGTACATGAGATGGATCCACAGCTGTTTTGTCCTTGTGTTTTCAGGTGTGAGTGTGTTGAAAGGTCAGGAGGAGGTGCATATAAAAGCCCCTATGGTCATTTCTGATGCCGGCATYTTCAATACCTACGAGAAGCTGCTGCCCAAGGAGCTGCAGGCCATGCCAGGTCAGTCAGCACCAATGGATGATCGCAATAATTTACARTGTTtcccaaaaatattcacaccactTCAACTTTTACAACTTTCGTAAAGGTACAACCACTAAACTGTCGCACAATCtttatttgtcataaaataATCCTAGATTTAGTTAAACTGTCAAGCTTTCTTATTAATTCCCACAAATCTGTTAGCTgttattattgctttttaacacttttttttaaatatttgattatatGTATTTTACTTATCCTTGTTTGCTTTAACTTTTGAAGCGCTTTGTGCAGTTGAGCTATTGGAAACatgctatgtaaataaatatgacattGAAATTGACACACAGTTTCTTTGTGTGGAAGACAGAAAATTGCTCTGAAGACCCAAAGGCCTCTGTTGTGTGCCTGATTAAAAAATGTCCTTTCaagccagaaaactgaaattatgtTAGCATAAATCTTGggttaaaaatgtcacatttttgtggGTAGCTTAAAGCTGTATTGCATTTGATTTGAATTAGAGATGTTATGTAGAGGTAAATGTGTGcagacacacattttttttattttcaaagtaatctaaaaattgtttctctttttctcactAATTTAATTACATGCCGATTTGTGTTCGTTCATTCtataaaatttacataaaatactCTTAAGATTATGGTTTGTAACATTTCAAGAACTATGCATACTTTTGcatatatttcatattttatttcatatatttccTAGTGAAGTTTTCATGCTTTGAGCAGTTTGTCGTTATTTTCTGCCTTGCAGAGATCCAGAAGCAGCTCAGTTTGGTGAAACACGGTGAAGGAGGTCTGAACATCTTTATTGGTTTAAATGGAACCAAGGAGGAGCTGGGCCTGAAAGCAAACAACTACTGGATCTTCGCTGACAACAATTTTGATGAGCTgtatgcctgttttgtttaagttcccgcggtttttttttttttaactgtttaatcCTGGTTGTCTTTTACTCTTTCCTGTTACACAGGAAATGCTTGTTGGCAAATTCTTTGTGTAAATTCACCAGAtttctgtttgttcattaaAGCATGGAGAAATATATGAATGAGGAGAGAGAAGAGGCCTCTAAGAAAATACCTCTGCTGTTCGTCGCCTCGCCGTCTGCCAAAGATCCGTTGTGGGAGGAGAGATCACCAGGTACTGTTGGGTGATGGGAATACAAGCTCATCTGGAATGTTTTCTTCATCacagtgtgttttgttttaataggaAAGTCTACTTTAACTCTGGTCAGTTTTGCCAAATACTCGTGGTTTGAGGAGTGGAAGGACGGTAAAGTGACGAACAGAGGACCCGACTACAAAGAGCTGAAACAAGCGTTCATTGATTCCGCTCTGAATGTGGTGAtggatatttttccaaaaatcacCAGGGACAAGGTAAAGGCTTCTGGATTTTCTCCTTAGCTGCTGGAGCTtctcacatttacatttttgtctttctctggTTAAAACTAGAGATGGACAGATGTGATGTCTGCATCAGTCCAGATGTTGAAGTAAATTCTAGGTCGGTATTGATGACAATACCGACCTAGAATAGACCTATAAGAGCAGATCTATTCAATATGATTCTATGATCGGTGCTCTCtcctttattatttactttacattaTACTTAGAATTCCTAAATCcattttctgaaccatttgaaaggttt
It encodes the following:
- the LOC103469338 gene encoding putative all-trans-retinol 13,14-reductase, with protein sequence MLTILLIVLVILVILTLKYVFSSPESNPFAKDCREPLKKKVYDEKTKNKVLKQGFVSSKLPDNLDAVIIGSGVGGLGLAVLLAKVGKKVLVLEQHDRAGGSCHTFTEKGFEFDVGIHYIGDLLGDSPFRCMLDQMTNGQLQWEPLEKAFDHVVLGSLENRRSYPIFSGSARYLEELKKRFPGEEKAIDEYLRLVKKTEFGAWLLIVLKLCPLPLAKFLIHTGLVKHLSYFYKMAPRSLRDVVNGLTENKDLRAVFSYIFGTYGNKPKDASFAMHSLLXTHYLXGAWYPKAGSSEIAYHMIPTIEKAGGAVLVRAPVNRILFNNAKEACGVSVLKGQEEVHIKAPMVISDAGIFNTYEKLLPKELQAMPEIQKQLSLVKHGEGGLNIFIGLNGTKEELGLKANNYWIFADNNFDELMEKYMNEEREEASKKIPLLFVASPSAKDPLWEERSPGKSTLTLVSFAKYSWFEEWKDGKVTNRGPDYKELKQAFIDSALNVVMDIFPKITRDKIEYIDAGTPITNTHYIGAPKGEMYGVDHGIARFNPELSATIRPQTPLKNLYLTGQDVFLCGFAGALGGALTCGSVILNRNLHLDSFLLAMKTKYINKKLKDE